The Peribacillus sp. FSL E2-0218 genome contains a region encoding:
- a CDS encoding PH domain-containing protein: protein MEEQTKRLHPIKIPLDLGKLLKGNIFFIIILYLFNFGSEKMYMKILQIAFLIYLAWRVLAIILKWYTYKYQIKEGTIHITSGLISKSYQSIPLHKVQNVHRRTTVFHRIFKLTSLTFETGTSGDEGSVPFEVISQKEAERLERTHSSKHDSIMDAQVAEEKIAADLEPSMEKTIHFTPTKRDVLKASFTSLSFLALIPVLATLYNTLDDFIDLRNAEGYAEKAMESWWIITIAITALICIAVTFGIVSTFVKYGKYEISSDQERIHITKGVLDETTFSIQKEKVQAVEITQSIMKRMLGLAEVKLISAGSTGDEGLDTNVLYPFLSIERAYAMIEEILPAYKVERAMEPLSKQAFKIRMLRPSVFWLLTTAAISFFDIALWYLSLILLVLIFTLRILDFKSSRYLLNGEFVQFKSGSLETSLFITKRSKVIQIEVRRSKLQKVFGLASIETINRSKPVHHTTIHDVPAEYADDFYAWYIGRTQAIQTE, encoded by the coding sequence ATGGAAGAACAGACCAAGCGACTTCACCCCATCAAAATCCCTTTGGATTTAGGAAAATTGCTGAAAGGGAATATTTTTTTCATCATCATACTTTATCTATTCAACTTCGGATCAGAAAAAATGTATATGAAGATACTCCAAATCGCCTTTCTGATTTATTTGGCCTGGAGAGTCTTGGCGATCATCCTGAAATGGTATACCTATAAATATCAAATCAAGGAAGGCACCATCCATATTACCTCAGGCCTCATCTCGAAATCATATCAATCGATACCGCTTCATAAGGTGCAGAATGTCCATCGACGGACGACCGTTTTCCACAGGATTTTCAAACTAACCTCCTTGACATTCGAAACGGGGACCAGCGGGGACGAGGGCAGCGTACCTTTCGAGGTGATTTCCCAAAAAGAGGCCGAGCGGCTAGAGCGGACACATTCGTCAAAGCATGATTCAATCATGGATGCGCAGGTTGCCGAGGAAAAGATTGCAGCAGACCTAGAACCATCCATGGAAAAAACGATTCATTTCACACCGACCAAACGAGACGTTCTGAAAGCCTCCTTTACATCGCTCAGCTTCCTGGCCCTCATTCCCGTTTTGGCCACATTATATAATACACTCGATGATTTCATCGATTTAAGAAATGCAGAAGGATACGCTGAGAAGGCAATGGAGTCGTGGTGGATCATAACCATCGCCATCACTGCCCTCATCTGCATAGCGGTCACCTTCGGAATCGTATCCACCTTTGTTAAATATGGAAAATATGAAATTTCATCCGATCAGGAGCGCATCCATATCACGAAAGGTGTATTGGACGAAACTACTTTTTCAATCCAGAAAGAAAAGGTCCAAGCAGTCGAGATCACCCAATCCATCATGAAAAGGATGCTAGGTTTAGCCGAAGTGAAACTGATAAGCGCAGGAAGCACTGGGGATGAAGGGCTTGATACAAATGTTCTCTATCCTTTTTTATCGATCGAACGGGCCTACGCGATGATAGAAGAGATATTACCTGCTTACAAGGTTGAACGTGCAATGGAGCCGCTCTCGAAACAAGCCTTCAAAATCCGAATGCTTCGCCCAAGCGTTTTCTGGCTTCTCACGACAGCCGCCATCTCTTTTTTCGATATAGCTTTGTGGTATCTTTCGCTGATTTTACTTGTCCTCATTTTCACATTGAGGATACTTGATTTCAAAAGTAGCCGCTACTTGTTGAATGGCGAGTTTGTTCAGTTTAAATCAGGAAGCTTAGAAACCTCTCTGTTCATAACCAAAAGAAGCAAGGTCATTCAAATTGAAGTCAGGCGTTCCAAACTACAGAAGGTTTTCGGGCTTGCCTCCATTGAAACGATCAACCGCTCCAAACCTGTACATCACACAACAATCCATGATGTGCCCGCGGAATATGCAGACGATTTTTACGCGTGGTACATAGGCAGAACCCAAGCTATCCAAACCGAATAA
- a CDS encoding PH domain-containing protein — MYSKVKPPTKQISKQAVKVWRMSEAIIHLIILAILILLLFADDYFAWKEWIGWGLIGLAVLCLFDSVWSIFIEPVLLQKYWRYDVNEEFIQTKRGALYETHELIPMTKVQSVRLDQGPLLRKYNLYSLSIGTMGDSHEIPAIPEEEAYELRDKIAYFAKIKEVE, encoded by the coding sequence ATGTATTCAAAGGTTAAACCACCTACTAAACAGATTTCCAAACAAGCGGTGAAGGTTTGGCGGATGTCTGAAGCCATTATCCATCTCATTATCCTTGCCATCCTTATCCTTCTATTATTTGCAGACGACTATTTTGCCTGGAAAGAATGGATTGGATGGGGGTTAATCGGACTTGCCGTACTATGCTTATTCGATTCTGTCTGGTCCATCTTCATTGAACCCGTCTTACTGCAAAAATATTGGCGGTACGATGTGAATGAAGAATTCATCCAAACAAAACGAGGAGCCTTGTATGAAACGCATGAACTCATACCGATGACGAAAGTGCAATCCGTCAGGCTGGACCAAGGTCCTTTGCTGCGAAAATATAACCTATACTCACTAAGCATCGGCACAATGGGTGACTCTCACGAGATACCTGCCATCCCAGAGGAAGAAGCCTATGAATTACGGGACAAAATCGCCTATTTCGCAAAAATTAAGGAAGTGGAATGA
- the dacB gene encoding D-alanyl-D-alanine carboxypeptidase/D-alanyl-D-alanine-endopeptidase, with translation MTYKRKVSFIFFLFLIGIFHGESMQAAKEEGTVGQEIQRILEDSPALSGALTGISIRSAETGELIYERGSQTRLRPASNLKLLTAAAALETLGEDHVFLTEVYVKGVQVGHVLQGNLYLKGKGDPTLLEENFDELAASLKQKKVTLIHGDLIGDDSWYDDIRYSKDLVWSDEQEYYGAAVSALTASPDEDYDTGTIIVKITPGDKAGGKAVVKKTPETDQVKIINKTKTVAADGHRKIEIDRSHGTRTITVTGTIPENSREVKEWIPVKDPTEYAMSLFAKSMRKQGIKIVGERKKAKTPIDANLIASHRSMPLSQLLIPFMKLSNNSHAEILIKEMGKEAGGEGSWKDGLKVAGNEMKRLGLDMQTIKMRDGSGISQVNMIPANEITRLLYAVQEKTWFPAYLNALPVAGIENRMVGGTLRKRMKGTVAAGNVRAKTGTITGTSSLAGYVTTKRGEKVIFSIILNNLVEEKGITAIQDKIAVMLAEQERVLAVGR, from the coding sequence TTGACATATAAAAGGAAGGTAAGCTTCATCTTCTTCCTGTTTTTGATAGGCATTTTTCATGGTGAATCCATGCAGGCTGCGAAAGAAGAGGGAACGGTGGGACAGGAAATTCAACGTATCTTGGAGGATTCCCCGGCATTATCAGGGGCGTTAACGGGAATTTCGATCCGGTCAGCGGAAACGGGGGAACTGATTTATGAACGAGGTTCGCAAACGCGCTTGCGCCCAGCTTCCAACCTTAAGCTATTGACGGCAGCGGCTGCACTGGAAACGTTGGGGGAAGACCATGTATTTCTGACGGAAGTATACGTAAAAGGTGTGCAAGTCGGCCATGTCCTGCAGGGGAATTTGTATTTGAAAGGAAAGGGAGATCCAACCTTGCTGGAAGAAAATTTCGATGAGTTGGCTGCTTCACTAAAGCAAAAAAAAGTGACGCTCATTCACGGAGATCTTATTGGGGATGATTCCTGGTATGATGATATCCGGTATTCAAAAGACTTGGTATGGAGCGATGAACAAGAATATTATGGAGCGGCTGTTTCAGCTTTAACCGCCTCCCCGGATGAAGATTATGATACCGGAACGATCATCGTGAAAATTACGCCAGGTGATAAAGCAGGCGGCAAGGCAGTGGTGAAAAAGACACCGGAAACGGATCAGGTGAAGATCATCAACAAAACGAAAACGGTGGCGGCAGACGGTCATAGGAAAATCGAAATCGATCGTTCTCATGGAACACGGACCATTACGGTGACCGGAACGATTCCAGAGAATTCCAGGGAGGTCAAGGAGTGGATTCCGGTAAAAGATCCGACCGAATATGCCATGAGCCTATTCGCAAAATCGATGAGAAAACAAGGAATCAAAATTGTGGGAGAGAGGAAAAAAGCGAAAACGCCAATAGACGCCAACTTGATTGCCAGTCATCGATCCATGCCGCTTTCGCAGTTGCTCATTCCTTTCATGAAACTGAGCAATAACAGTCATGCTGAGATCTTAATAAAAGAGATGGGCAAAGAAGCCGGCGGGGAAGGAAGCTGGAAGGATGGTTTGAAGGTAGCCGGAAACGAGATGAAGCGTTTGGGACTCGATATGCAAACGATCAAGATGCGGGATGGCTCCGGCATATCCCAAGTCAATATGATTCCAGCAAATGAAATAACCAGATTACTATATGCCGTACAGGAAAAAACGTGGTTTCCTGCTTACTTGAATGCGTTGCCGGTGGCAGGAATCGAGAATCGAATGGTGGGAGGCACGCTAAGAAAGAGGATGAAGGGGACCGTTGCAGCTGGGAATGTCAGGGCGAAGACGGGGACGATTACAGGAACGAGCTCATTAGCAGGTTATGTGACGACGAAACGAGGGGAAAAAGTCATATTTTCAATCATCCTGAATAATTTGGTGGAAGAGAAAGGGATAACGGCCATCCAGGATAAGATAGCCGTTATGCTCGCTGAACAGGAACGCGTATTAGCCGTTGGACGTTAG
- a CDS encoding HAD hydrolase-like protein codes for MNTIQSAAIFDMDGTLFQTNEILGSSLEKTFDVLRAEGSWRGDAPLAAYQRIMGAPLSAVWETLMPEHPDPIPQQADRLFLECLIEEIKEGKGQLFPYVLETLSTIKKLGISIFIASNGLEKYLEEICSYFGLHQYITDIYSVQRSAEGSKPDLVRMLLDDHHIQNAMMIGDRKSDIEAAKKNSLTAVGCQFGFAEEQELNEADVLIADFRELQTYVTHWLLTSNG; via the coding sequence TTGAACACGATCCAATCTGCCGCCATTTTCGATATGGACGGTACCTTATTTCAAACAAACGAAATTTTAGGTTCTTCACTTGAAAAAACATTCGATGTCCTCCGGGCAGAAGGAAGCTGGAGGGGGGATGCCCCGCTTGCAGCCTACCAAAGGATAATGGGCGCCCCATTAAGCGCCGTTTGGGAAACTCTGATGCCGGAGCACCCTGATCCTATTCCCCAGCAGGCGGACCGCCTTTTTTTGGAATGCTTGATCGAGGAAATCAAAGAAGGGAAGGGACAGCTTTTTCCTTATGTGCTGGAGACGTTATCAACGATCAAAAAGCTTGGAATTTCCATTTTCATCGCTAGTAACGGACTCGAAAAGTATTTGGAAGAAATCTGTTCATACTTTGGGCTCCATCAATATATTACAGACATTTACAGTGTCCAAAGATCTGCGGAAGGCTCCAAGCCCGACTTGGTACGAATGTTATTGGATGACCATCACATTCAAAATGCGATGATGATCGGCGATCGAAAATCCGACATCGAAGCAGCAAAGAAAAACAGCCTAACTGCTGTAGGCTGCCAATTCGGATTTGCAGAGGAACAGGAATTAAATGAGGCGGATGTACTCATCGCGGATTTCCGTGAACTGCAAACCTACGTAACTCATTGGCTCCTAACGTCCAACGGCTAA
- a CDS encoding uridine kinase, with protein sequence MSPKRFPYLIAIDGRGGSGKSTLASLIQAAYPGSAVVHMDDFHLPSSQCVPLPPSQKPIGGDYDWKRVFRQVLKPLSEGMEARYQRYDWDKDALAEWHVVPSEGLVIIEGIYSTRKELALLYDFTIWVECPRNRRLERGLERDGEEARQIWEDNWMIQENLYVEAQTPQERANLVVDGTC encoded by the coding sequence ATGTCCCCAAAACGATTTCCCTATCTGATCGCCATAGATGGCAGGGGCGGGTCAGGAAAAAGTACACTAGCTTCCCTAATCCAGGCAGCGTATCCGGGGAGTGCCGTTGTTCATATGGACGATTTTCATCTCCCCTCTTCGCAATGCGTCCCGCTGCCGCCGTCCCAAAAGCCAATCGGAGGAGATTATGATTGGAAGCGGGTGTTCCGGCAAGTCCTTAAACCGCTTTCCGAAGGGATGGAAGCAAGATATCAGCGGTATGATTGGGATAAGGATGCCTTGGCGGAGTGGCATGTCGTTCCTTCTGAAGGACTGGTCATAATTGAAGGAATATATTCGACCCGTAAAGAATTGGCTCTGCTTTATGATTTCACCATCTGGGTGGAATGTCCCCGAAATAGACGCTTGGAACGCGGCCTCGAACGGGATGGCGAAGAGGCGCGTCAGATATGGGAAGATAACTGGATGATTCAGGAAAACCTCTATGTGGAAGCGCAAACGCCCCAAGAAAGAGCGAATCTTGTGGTGGACGGAACATGCTGA
- a CDS encoding glycosyl hydrolase family 18 protein: protein MKKGKWMYSMGMLVVVIASLIFGSIGASKSAEASGESVKKVVGYYTSWGAKDRDYQVEDIDGTNLTHINYAFADICWNGVHGNPSVGNPGSKTWKCQDKSIPLQSKKIPNGTVVLGDPEIDVQRAYGKKTVKDCNRAECGNFAKLADLKEKHPHIKTLIAVGGWSWSNRFSDAAADPATRKVFAKSSVEFIRAYGFDGVDLDWEYPVEGGLKGNSLRPEDKENYTSLLQEIRNELDKAEKEDGKQYLLTIAAGISGSFIKNTELSKIAGIVDWINLMTYDFHGGWETTTNHNAPLYFSKNDPNNSWGLTVKESVERYKAAKVPMDKVTLGLPFYGKGWTGVDGGGQNGEYQTATPGSNGSFLPQGTWDDAASGITGIFDYGDLAANYINKKGYKRYWNDEAKVPFLYNQRTKSFISYDDRESIGHKTDFIESQDMEGAMIWDLSLDCRTSGKYTCKGDTLLQKISDDLLEGGIKGPDQGGINHVNVTYTITSKWGSGSIFQIRIKNSGTSPIDDWKVEFDYAGEIQQIWNGRIISESQHHYVIKNDQWNKKINPGETVTIGGEGRGPAPAVITNVSVNEMD from the coding sequence ATGAAAAAAGGGAAATGGATGTATTCCATGGGGATGCTTGTGGTAGTGATCGCTTCATTAATATTTGGAAGCATAGGAGCGTCAAAATCGGCAGAAGCCTCCGGTGAATCAGTGAAGAAAGTCGTTGGTTATTATACTTCATGGGGAGCGAAGGACCGGGACTACCAGGTGGAGGATATCGATGGAACGAATCTAACCCATATCAACTATGCTTTTGCCGATATTTGCTGGAATGGAGTTCATGGGAATCCTTCTGTGGGTAATCCGGGTTCGAAGACATGGAAGTGCCAGGATAAATCCATTCCACTTCAAAGTAAAAAAATACCGAATGGAACAGTTGTCTTAGGCGACCCTGAAATTGACGTCCAACGTGCTTATGGGAAAAAGACAGTGAAGGATTGTAATCGTGCGGAATGCGGAAACTTCGCAAAACTCGCCGATCTGAAAGAAAAGCACCCGCATATAAAAACGCTTATTGCCGTCGGTGGCTGGTCATGGAGCAACCGTTTTTCCGATGCGGCAGCGGACCCTGCAACACGAAAGGTGTTCGCCAAATCCTCGGTCGAATTCATTCGGGCATATGGCTTCGATGGCGTCGACCTTGATTGGGAATATCCTGTTGAAGGGGGGCTTAAGGGGAACTCTCTTCGTCCGGAAGATAAAGAAAACTATACATCATTGCTCCAGGAAATTCGCAATGAATTGGATAAAGCCGAAAAAGAAGACGGAAAGCAATATCTATTGACGATTGCAGCGGGAATAAGCGGCTCGTTCATAAAAAATACGGAACTTTCAAAGATTGCGGGAATTGTGGATTGGATCAACTTGATGACCTACGATTTCCACGGAGGCTGGGAAACGACTACAAACCATAATGCCCCGCTATATTTTTCAAAAAATGATCCCAATAATAGTTGGGGGTTGACGGTCAAGGAGTCGGTTGAACGGTATAAGGCAGCGAAAGTGCCCATGGATAAAGTCACACTTGGATTGCCGTTTTATGGGAAAGGCTGGACCGGTGTAGATGGTGGAGGGCAAAATGGGGAATACCAAACTGCCACACCTGGAAGCAATGGCTCTTTTCTGCCTCAGGGGACGTGGGATGATGCTGCATCTGGCATAACCGGAATTTTCGATTACGGAGACCTTGCCGCGAACTATATAAATAAGAAAGGCTACAAACGATATTGGAATGACGAAGCAAAGGTGCCTTTCCTGTATAATCAAAGGACGAAATCGTTCATTTCATATGACGACCGCGAGTCCATCGGGCATAAAACCGATTTCATCGAATCACAGGACATGGAAGGGGCAATGATTTGGGATTTAAGCCTGGATTGCAGGACTTCAGGGAAGTATACATGCAAAGGCGATACCCTTCTGCAAAAAATTTCCGATGATCTGCTCGAAGGCGGCATTAAAGGACCTGACCAAGGCGGTATCAATCATGTAAATGTCACATATACCATCACTTCTAAGTGGGGGTCAGGCTCCATTTTCCAGATCAGGATCAAAAATTCCGGAACATCGCCTATTGATGATTGGAAGGTAGAGTTCGATTACGCGGGGGAAATCCAGCAAATATGGAATGGGAGGATCATCAGTGAATCACAGCATCACTATGTGATCAAAAATGACCAATGGAATAAAAAAATCAATCCGGGTGAAACGGTGACCATAGGGGGAGAAGGCAGGGGACCTGCCCCAGCTGTCATCACTAATGTGTCCGTGAATGAAATGGATTAA
- the rpoN gene encoding RNA polymerase factor sigma-54 encodes MQVGFEMQLKQSLKLSLTPELRQAINILQYSTHELMDFLHEQANENPVLEMAAATNDPLASNFEPSIRPHIMDYRKRETSSNRNHNDFNPINNLSCTTDTLEAHLLEQLSFFPSLKDSETKIVAFLIGSLNENGFLDIDIKKAALLFSVSAEKIEAMIEVLQSFDPIGVGAKGLTDCLLIQLRKRENDNQLAYTIVEKHLSDLAEKRYRKIAGLYKVTLQEVQEAADFIRTLNPRPVSHFSDEMIHYIVPDVFVDKKKDGYRITVNDSFLPKPSINPFYKDSIAMKPENRANDYVKSHLHDAQLLIKGIEQRQMTLYKVTATIMEAQQEFFLRGMAGLKPMTLKDISEKLQLHESTISRATSNKYIQTPHGLFKLRNFFTRGLNHVNGKDCESTTTIKEKIKVLIADEDKIKPFSDQKLCQIFESEGTMISRRTIAKYREDLGIPGSSKRRRF; translated from the coding sequence ATGCAGGTAGGTTTTGAAATGCAGCTAAAACAATCCTTGAAGTTATCATTAACCCCTGAATTACGGCAGGCAATCAACATCCTGCAATATTCCACACATGAATTGATGGATTTTCTACATGAGCAGGCTAATGAAAATCCTGTTCTTGAAATGGCCGCAGCAACTAATGACCCCCTCGCCTCAAACTTTGAACCTAGCATTCGTCCACATATCATGGACTATCGTAAACGAGAAACTTCATCGAATAGGAATCACAATGATTTCAACCCAATCAATAACCTTTCCTGCACTACAGATACATTGGAAGCCCATTTATTGGAGCAGCTGAGTTTTTTCCCGTCATTGAAAGACAGTGAAACTAAGATTGTCGCATTTTTAATAGGAAGCTTAAATGAAAATGGGTTTCTTGATATTGATATAAAAAAGGCAGCCTTGCTTTTTTCAGTGTCCGCCGAGAAAATCGAAGCGATGATTGAAGTACTGCAATCCTTCGATCCCATTGGCGTCGGTGCTAAGGGTCTGACGGATTGCTTACTCATTCAACTTCGCAAACGAGAAAATGATAATCAATTGGCTTATACGATCGTCGAGAAGCACTTATCGGATTTAGCCGAAAAGCGCTATCGGAAAATTGCGGGCCTTTACAAAGTGACCCTTCAGGAAGTGCAGGAGGCAGCGGATTTCATCCGTACCTTGAACCCTCGCCCTGTCAGTCATTTTTCCGATGAGATGATCCATTACATCGTCCCGGATGTATTCGTGGATAAAAAAAAAGATGGATACAGGATAACGGTCAACGATAGCTTCCTGCCCAAGCCGTCCATTAATCCTTTCTATAAGGACAGCATTGCCATGAAACCGGAAAATAGAGCTAATGACTACGTTAAATCTCATCTACATGATGCTCAGTTGCTGATCAAGGGGATCGAACAAAGGCAAATGACTCTATACAAAGTGACGGCTACAATCATGGAAGCGCAGCAGGAGTTTTTCCTGCGGGGAATGGCTGGATTAAAACCGATGACACTGAAGGACATTTCCGAAAAACTTCAGCTTCATGAGTCAACGATAAGCAGGGCGACGAGTAATAAATACATCCAGACACCGCATGGACTTTTTAAATTAAGGAATTTCTTTACGAGAGGGTTAAATCATGTAAACGGCAAAGACTGTGAATCAACGACTACCATCAAAGAAAAAATAAAGGTCTTGATTGCCGACGAAGATAAAATAAAACCATTTTCAGACCAAAAGCTATGCCAAATCTTCGAAAGTGAAGGAACGATGATTTCCCGCCGCACCATTGCAAAGTACCGTGAAGATCTTGGTATACCGGGTTCATCCAAGCGGCGCAGATTTTAA
- a CDS encoding aspartate aminotransferase family protein produces MIKEKTGIQELIDLDKKHFIHPTTAIEQQQADGPSFIFKEGKGIYLTDVKGRTVIDGMSSLWNVNIGHGQEELADVAREQMAKLAFTSNFATFSNEPAIRLAAKIASIAPGDLNAVFFTSGGSESNDTAFKLARHYWILKGQPNRQKIISRSKSYHGVAMGATSATGLKPFRDFTNSIAPDFCYVDGSSIEELRRVIEQEGPETVAAFIAEPIQGAGGVNLPPEGYFKEVREICHEYGILMVTDEVITGFGRTGTYFGIEHYGVVPDMMCFAKGVTSGYAQLGGVVLNDKLHKDFISLSKGTLLHGYTYSGHPMACAVALKNIEIIERENLMENSKRRGEELLVGFKKLQSEHPIIGDVRALGLIGGISIVKDKKTGEGFGTQLAPKLVAEAAKNGLICRSVTFDQDTLVFAPPLIITKSEVEKIIDILDKTFTAVEKEIL; encoded by the coding sequence ATGATTAAAGAGAAGACGGGTATTCAGGAATTAATCGATTTGGACAAAAAGCATTTCATTCATCCGACTACGGCAATCGAGCAACAGCAGGCAGATGGTCCAAGTTTCATCTTTAAAGAAGGCAAGGGGATCTATCTTACGGATGTTAAGGGCAGGACAGTCATCGATGGCATGTCTTCACTTTGGAATGTGAACATAGGACATGGACAAGAAGAACTGGCTGATGTGGCAAGAGAACAAATGGCAAAGCTGGCTTTCACCTCTAACTTCGCCACTTTCAGCAATGAGCCTGCCATTCGTTTGGCTGCCAAGATCGCTTCCATCGCTCCTGGTGATTTGAATGCCGTTTTCTTCACTTCAGGCGGATCGGAGTCGAATGATACGGCGTTCAAACTTGCCCGTCATTATTGGATATTGAAAGGCCAGCCTAATCGCCAAAAGATCATTTCACGTTCGAAATCGTATCATGGAGTTGCCATGGGGGCGACAAGTGCGACGGGCCTGAAACCGTTCCGTGACTTCACGAATTCCATCGCTCCTGATTTTTGTTATGTCGACGGATCTTCGATTGAAGAGTTGCGGAGGGTCATCGAGCAAGAAGGTCCGGAAACGGTTGCGGCATTTATCGCGGAACCGATCCAAGGAGCAGGCGGCGTGAATCTCCCTCCTGAGGGCTACTTTAAGGAAGTAAGGGAGATTTGCCATGAATATGGCATTTTAATGGTGACGGATGAGGTCATAACAGGTTTCGGGAGAACAGGGACTTATTTCGGGATTGAACATTATGGCGTCGTGCCGGATATGATGTGTTTTGCAAAAGGTGTGACAAGTGGGTACGCCCAATTAGGTGGTGTGGTCCTGAATGATAAGCTTCACAAGGACTTCATTTCGCTATCAAAAGGCACGCTCCTGCATGGCTACACATACAGCGGTCACCCGATGGCTTGTGCGGTTGCTTTGAAAAACATTGAAATAATTGAACGTGAAAATCTGATGGAAAACTCGAAACGGCGCGGTGAAGAGTTGCTTGTCGGCTTTAAGAAGCTTCAGAGCGAACACCCGATCATTGGTGATGTCAGGGCGCTTGGACTGATCGGAGGCATCTCCATCGTCAAGGACAAGAAAACAGGGGAAGGCTTTGGGACACAATTAGCTCCAAAACTTGTGGCTGAAGCGGCGAAGAATGGCTTGATTTGCCGGTCTGTCACGTTTGATCAAGATACACTCGTATTCGCCCCGCCTTTAATCATCACTAAATCAGAGGTCGAAAAGATCATTGATATTCTTGATAAAACATTTACAGCTGTCGAAAAAGAAATTTTATAA
- a CDS encoding aldehyde dehydrogenase family protein, whose protein sequence is MTETLKKKLFINGKWQATEHFTKLVSPYNGKVLAEIPSASMEDVELAIESAHQARKTMAALPSHKRAGILEQLAGLLESRKEEAAEIIAKEAAKPIKTAMVEVARTIATYKFAAEEAKRIHGETLTMDATADGEGRIGYTVREPIGVLGAITPFNFPMNLVAHKVGPAIAAGNTIVLKPASQTPLSSIFLAELLAETDLPAGAFNLVTGSGSVIGDQLVTDSRVKSISFTGSPAVGLGIRNKAGLKKVSLELGSNAAVIVDKGINIDKIIQRCVSAAFAFQGQVCISLQRAYVHEDVYDEFVQKFTAATNSLKLGDSLDPSVDISALISPGDVKRSLDWIGEAKQHGAVVAAGGKSEGNILHPTVLLEVDSKLKVSCQEVFAPIVLINKVSSVEEAIDLVNDSQFGLQAGIYTENINLALSAAEKLEVGGVIINDIPTYRVDNMPYGGVKKSGTGREGLKYAIEEMTEMKLIIINRN, encoded by the coding sequence ATGACGGAAACGCTGAAGAAAAAATTATTCATTAATGGTAAGTGGCAAGCAACTGAACATTTCACGAAGCTAGTATCTCCGTATAACGGGAAAGTGTTAGCGGAAATTCCTTCGGCAAGCATGGAAGATGTGGAGCTGGCGATAGAATCGGCTCATCAAGCGAGAAAAACGATGGCAGCCCTGCCGAGTCATAAACGTGCCGGCATACTTGAACAACTTGCAGGTCTGTTGGAAAGCCGTAAGGAAGAAGCAGCTGAAATTATCGCTAAAGAGGCAGCGAAGCCGATTAAAACGGCAATGGTAGAAGTGGCCCGTACGATTGCCACATATAAATTTGCCGCGGAAGAAGCAAAGAGGATTCACGGGGAAACATTGACGATGGACGCTACAGCAGACGGGGAGGGGCGAATTGGCTATACAGTCCGTGAACCGATTGGTGTTCTTGGTGCGATCACGCCTTTTAATTTCCCGATGAACCTGGTCGCCCATAAAGTTGGCCCGGCCATTGCCGCGGGTAATACGATCGTCTTGAAACCTGCGAGCCAAACGCCGCTATCCTCGATCTTTCTTGCAGAGCTATTGGCGGAAACGGATTTGCCTGCCGGAGCATTCAATTTAGTTACCGGAAGCGGCTCTGTAATCGGTGATCAATTAGTCACTGATTCACGGGTGAAAAGCATATCCTTTACCGGCAGTCCTGCTGTAGGGCTCGGAATCCGCAATAAAGCGGGATTGAAGAAGGTGAGTCTTGAACTTGGTTCAAATGCGGCCGTCATTGTGGATAAAGGGATCAATATCGATAAAATCATCCAGCGTTGTGTTTCGGCAGCATTCGCCTTCCAAGGGCAGGTCTGCATTTCGCTACAACGTGCATATGTACATGAAGACGTATACGATGAGTTCGTCCAAAAATTCACGGCAGCAACAAATTCCTTGAAGCTTGGCGATTCTTTGGACCCTTCGGTCGACATCTCTGCCTTGATCAGTCCTGGTGATGTAAAACGGAGCCTCGACTGGATCGGGGAAGCCAAACAACATGGTGCGGTCGTTGCAGCAGGAGGAAAATCCGAGGGGAATATCCTCCATCCAACTGTGTTGTTGGAAGTCGATTCGAAGCTGAAGGTTTCCTGTCAGGAAGTTTTTGCACCAATCGTGTTAATAAATAAGGTTTCATCCGTTGAAGAAGCGATTGACTTGGTCAATGACTCCCAATTCGGCCTTCAGGCTGGGATATACACGGAAAATATCAACCTGGCCCTTTCTGCGGCAGAAAAATTGGAAGTCGGCGGTGTGATCATTAATGATATCCCGACTTACCGCGTCGACAACATGCCATACGGCGGGGTCAAAAAAAGCGGAACGGGCCGCGAAGGATTAAAATATGCCATCGAGGAAATGACGGAAATGAAATTGATCATCATTAATCGGAATTAG